Part of the Pseudomonas abietaniphila genome is shown below.
CTTCTTCTCCTGTGCCTGTTCTTCCTGGGCGTGCTTCACCCGGATTCGAGCCTGGCGGCCGACAAGACGGTATACGGCCTGAACGAGTACGCAGAACTGGCCGGCATTGACCTTCAGGTGGCGGCAAAACTGGACACGGGCGCTAAAACGGCGTCGCTCAGTGCGCGCGACATCAAGCGTTTCAAACGCGATGGCGAGTCCTGGGTACGCTTCTACCTGGCCATCGATGATGCCCACGAACACCCCATCGAACGCCCTTTGGCGCGAGTCAGCAAAATCAAGCGCCGCGCGGGCGATGTCGATCCCGACGACGAAAAGAAATACACCTCGCGGCCGGTGATCAGTCTCGATGTGTGCATGGGCAGGGCTTCACGCACCATCGAAGTGAACTTGACCGACCGAAGTGCATTCCAATACCCGCTTTTGATTGGCTCCGAGGCGCTCAAACACTTCGACGCGCTGGTCGATCCAAGCCTTAAATATGCAGCGGGCAAACCCGCCTGCGTCACTGATGCTCAAACCGCAGAGTAAACACATGCGCTCTCTAACCCTTCATCTGAAAATCCTGATCACAGCCCTGGTGGCACTGGGGACCGCGATCACGGCCTATCAGATATTGGTGCTCGGCATCCCGGTGACCGAAGACGAAACAGACGATTTGTGGAACATCGACGCCAAGGTCGAGTTCGTTGCCAACCCGAAAGACTCGGTCAAGGTCCAGATGTACGTACCGCCGCTCTCGCGCGACTACATCAGCCTCAACGAAAGCTTCATCTCCAACAACTACGGTGTGAACGTCAATCGCGCCGACGGCAACCGCAAGGTCACCTGGTCCGCCCGACGCGCCAACGGCAACCAGACGCTCTACTACCGCCTGGTGCTGACCAAGCGCTACAGCGGCGAAAAATCCAAGGTCAAGGGCCCGATCTTCCGGGACAGCATTGCTGTGGAGGGCCCGGAAAAAATCGCTGCCGACGCCCTGCTCGCCCCCATCCGCCAGCATTCGGCCGATGTCGAGACGTTCGTCAGCGAAGCCATCCGGCGTGTCAACAACCTGAGCGATGACAACGTCAAACTGCTTCTGGCCGGCGACACTTCGGTACAGAACAAGGCCCGCATCACCGAAATCCTGCTGTCCATCGCTCACGTCCCTGTCGAGAAGGTTCACACCATCCGACTGGTCGCCGACCAGCCGCAGACACCAGAGCTGTGGTTGCGCAGCTTCAATGGTAAGGACTGGCTGTATTTCAACCCTGAAACCGGTGAAGCCGGCCTGCCGCAGGACCGCCTCTTGTGGTGGATCGGCGACGACAACCTGATTACGGTCGAAGGAGGCAAGAAAGCGGCGGTCAGCTTCAGCCTGAACAACAGCGAGATGAATGCCATTCGCCTCGCCAAGCTCACCGACGAAAGCACGGACGCCGACTTCCTCGAATATTCGCTGTACGGCCTGCCGTTGCAGACCCAGCAGACCTTTATGATCATGGTGATGATCCCGATCGGGGTGCTGGTCATTCTGATCCTGCGCAACCTGATCGGCCTGCAGACCCTGGGGACGTTCACCCCGGTACTGATCGCACTGGCATTTCGTGAAACCCAACTGGGTTTCGGGATCGTCTTGTTCACGATCATTACCGCACTGGGGCTGTCGCTGCGCTCTTACCTTGAACACCTCAAGCTGCAAATGCTGCCCAGGTTGTCGGTGGTGCTGACCTTCGTGGTCGTGCTGATCGCCGCCATCAGCCTGTTCAGCCACAAACTGGGGCTTGAACGCGGCCTGTCGGTGGCCTTGTTCCCGATGGTGATTCTGACCATGACCATCGAACGCCTGTCGATCACATGGGAAGAACGTGGCGGCAGTCACGCCATGAAAGTCGCCATCGGCACGCTCTTCGCCGCCTCGTTGGCCCACATCATCATGAGTGTCCCGGAATTCATTTATTTCGTGTTCACCTTCCCGGCCATTCTCCTGATTCTCGTCGGCTTCATGCTGGCGATGGGTCGCTATCGCGGCTACCGTCTGACCGAACTGGTGCGTTTCAAGGCCTTCCTCAAGGAAGACGCCGAACGGGAAAACGTCAAATGATCGGCTGGTGGAAAACCTGGAAGGCGCTCGAGGCGAAAGGGATCATGGGCATCAACCGGCGTAACGCCGACTACGTGCTCAAGTACAACAAGCGCAGCCTGTACCCGATCGTCGATGACAAGATCATCACCAAGGAACGGGCCATCGCGGCTGGCATTCATGTGCCTGAAATGTACGGGATCATTTCCACCGAGAAGGAAATCGAGAAGCTCGACGACATCATCGGCGGGCGCAGCGACTTCGTCATCAAGCCCGCGCAGGGTGCGGGCGGCGACGGCATTCTGGTCATCGCCGACCGGTTTGAAGAGCGCTTTCGCACGATTTCCGGGCGCATCATCAGCCACGAAGAAATCGAGCATCAGATTTCCAGCATCCTGACCGGGCTGTACTCACTGGGTGGACACCGAGACCGCGCGCTGATCGAGTACCGCGTGACGCCCGACCAGATTTTCAAGAGCATCAGTTACGAGGGCGTGCCTGACATCCGGGTGATCGTGCTGATGGGCTACCCGGTCATGGCCATGTTGCGCCTGCCGACCCGCCAGTCCGGGGGCAAAGCCAACCTGCACCAGGGCGCCATCGGCGTAGGCGTTGACCTGGCCACCGGCCTGACCTTGCGCGGCACCTGGCTGAACAACATCATCAGCAAACACCCGGACACCACCAACGCCGTGGACGGCGTGCAGTTGCCCAACTGGGACGGATTCATGAAACTGGCCGCCGAATGCTACGAGCTGTGCGGCCTGGGCTACATCGGTGTCGACATGGTGCTGGATCAAGACCGCGGACCGCTGATTCTGGAGCTCAACGCCCGTCCGGGCCTGAACATTCAGATCGCCAACGACTGCGGCCTGACGCACCGAACAACAGCCGTAGAACAACGACTGGCCGAGCTCGCCGCCGAAGGCAGACACGAGAGCCCGGAAGAACGTGTGAAATTCGTCCAGGAATTGTTCGGACACGTCTGACTGACCAGCGAGCAAAGCGCCACGACACAGCGCAGACCCGACGCTGCCCCTAGGACTGAACCTCTCGGAGGACTACAATCGCCCTCCGCTGCCACCACTGATTTAGCTCGAATGCCAACCTGCTCCGTACACCCGCTTGCCTATCATGTCGACCCGACCGGGTATTTCTCGATCATTCGCCACGCCCCCGGTGCCGTGTTGCTGGACAGCGGTCGACCCGAAGCTGATCGCGGACGCTTCGACATCCTCAGTGCCTGGCCGGTGGAGACATTGGCGCCGGCGCCCCATGAAAGCGGCACGGCCTTCCTGCAGCGATTGCGCGAGCGCCTGGCCCGAATGGGCGAGGCGGATTTACCGGAAGAACACCCGCTGCCCTTTGCCGGCGGACTGATCGGCTATCTGGCGTACGATTTCGGTCGGCTGCTCGAACCCCTGCCCTCACAGGCCGTCGACGATCTGCACCTGCCCTCGGCCCGGCTCGGGCTTTATGCCTGGGCATTGATCAGCGATCACCAGTCAGGCACCAGCCAACTGGTGTTTCACCCGTCAATCGACGACGAAGCCCGTGAGCGACTGATCGGTCTATTTGAGCAACCACCTGCCAGAGACGACACCAGGTTCCAGCTGGCGGGTCCTTTTACCCCTGACATCAACGCCCCGCAGTATCAACAGGCCATCGAGCGTATTCATGCCTACATTCACGCAGGCGACTGCTATCAGGTGAATTATGCGCAGCGCTTCCGTGCCGAATACCGGGGAGATCCGTGGGCGGCCTATCAGGCGTTGCGTGTTGCCTGCCCCACTCCGTTTGCCGGCTATCTCAGCCTGCCCGAGGGGGACGCCGTATTGAGCCTGTCGCCGGAGCGCTTTGTCAGGGTCAGTCAGCGTCAGGTGGAAACCCGCCCCATCAAAGGCACCCGCCCACGGGGCAAGGATGCGACTGAAGACGTTGCCTACGCCGCAGAGCTTTTGTCCAGCCCGAAAGACCGCGCCGAAAACCTGATGATCGTTGACCTGCTGCGTAACGACCTGGGTCGCACCTGCCGCATCGGCTCGGTAAAGGTGCCCGAATTGTTCAGCCTTGAAAGCTACCCGAACGTCCACCACCTGGTCAGCGCCGTGACGGGCGAGTTGGCAATGGGTAAGGACGCGCTGGACCTGATTGGCGGAAGCTTCCCCGGAGGGTCGATTACCGGCGCGCCGAAAATCCGCTCCATGCAGATCATCGACGAGCTGGAACCCAGCCGTCGGGCGCTGTATTGCGGGTCGTTGTTGTACCTGGACGTGCGCGGCGAGATGGACAGCTCCATCGCCATTCGCAGCTTGCTGGCCAAAGACGGCCAGATCGCCTGCTGGGGCGGCGGCGGTATCGTCGCCGACTCGCAGTGGGAAGCCGAATACCAGGAAACCTTCACCAAAGTTCGGGTCTTGATGCAGACGCTGGAGGCGCTGTAACGCTCAGAACAATGGAAGCCACGCTGCTTACAGGCTCAACGCCCGATTCGATGCCTTGATGAACTCCCTTTTCAGCGCGTCGAACGAATGCACGGCCGGAAACTGGGGAAATTCCCGTATCACATTGTCGGGTGCATGAAACAGAATACCGACATCAGCCTCACCGAGCATGGTCGTGTCGTTGTACGAATCCCCCGCTGCGATCACGCGGTAATACAGGCTCTTGAAGGCCAGCACCGACTGACGCTTCGGATCTTTCTGCCGCAGCTGATAACTGACCACCCGATCGGTTTCATCCGTCACCAGACGGTGGCAAAGCAAGGTCGGGAAACCCAGCTGGCGCATCAGCGGCTGGGAAAATTCGTAGAAGGTGTCAGAGAGAATGACCACCTGAAACCGTTCGCGCAGCCAGTCGACAAATTCCACGGCGCCCTCCAGCGGCGACAGCGCGGCAATGACTTCCTGGATGTCTGACAGCTTCAGCCCGTGTTCGTCGAGTATTCGCAGGCGTTGCTTCATCAGCACGTCGTAGTCGGGGATATCGCGCGTGGTCGCGCGGAGCGACTCGATACCGGTTTTTTCCGCGAATGCGATCCAGATTTCCGGGACCAGCACACCTTCCAGGTCAAGACAGGCAATTTCCACAAACCACTCCTTGTGTGTTTATTCATGCGACGTCAGGGAAGCAGCACTCTAACCAGCTCGGCGGGCATCGCGCAAACTCAGGTTTCAGGCAAATCGCCGAAGGTTTTTGTTACCATCTGCGCCATTACGAGCGCTCAAGCGCCGCATTAAGAGCGCCTACGCGCCGCCACCGATTAGGAAGCCGCCTGATGAGCCATCCCTTCGACGTCGCCGAGATTGCCGCGACCTACGCTAACAAGTCCGCCCAGGACATTTTGAAGTTCGCCTTCCAGCACTTCGGCGACGAGCTGTGGATTTCCTTCAGCGGCGCCGAAGACGTGGTGCTGGTGGACATGGCCTGGAAGATCAACAAAAACGTCAAGGTCTTCAGCCTCGACACCGGCCGTCTGCATCCGGAAACCTACCGCTTCATCGATCAGGTCCGCGAGCACTACAAGATCGCCATCGATATCGTTTCACCTGACCGTGAAAAGCTTGAGCCTTTCGTCAAGGAAAAGGGACTGTTCAGCTTTTACAAGGACGGCCATGGTGAGTGCTGCGGCGTGCGCAAGATTGAACCGCTGCGCCGCAAACTCACCGACGTGAAGGCTTGGGCGACTGGCCAGCGCCGTGATCAGAGTCCGAGCACTCGCAACAGCGTGGCCGTGGTGGAAATCGACAGCGCGTTTTCGACGCCAGAGCGCCCGCTGTACAAATTCAACTCACTGGCGCAGATGAGCAGCGAAGACGTCTGGAATTACATCCGCATGCTCGAACTGCCCTACAACAGTTTGCACGAGCGCGGCTTCATCAGCATTGGCTGCGAACCTTGCACACGCCCTGTCCTGCCGAATCAGCACGAGCGCGAAGGCCGTTGGTGGTGGGAAGAGGCGACGCAGAAGGAATGCGGGCTGCATTCGGGGAATTTGATCACTAAAGCTTGATGGCCGCCGAACCGTAGGAGCGCGCGTGCCCGCGATAGCGGTATTTCAGTCACAGATGCAATGCCATGGCTGAAAAATCGCGGGCAAGCGCGCTCCTACGCGTCAGTGCCTGTCAATGCTCCGGCAGCACCACACCGTCGAACAGATCTTCCAGTTCCTGCTTGTTATGGCACTGGATCGCCTTGGCCATGACATCGCGGGTCAGGTGCGGCGCGAATTTCTCGATGAAGTCACACATGAAGCCCCGCAGGAATGTGCCGCGACGGAAACCGATCTTGGTAATGCTGGCTTCGAACAGTTCGCTGGCATCCAGTACCACCAGATCGCTGTCCAGCTTGGGGTCTACCGCCATTTTGGCGACGATGCCCACGCCCAGGCCAAGCCGTACGTAGGTTTTGATCACGTCGGCGTCGGCGGCCGTGAACACCACCTTCGGTGTCAGACCGCGATGACTGAACGCCTCGTCCAGCTTCGAACGGCCGGTGAAACCGAATACGTAGGTCACGATCGGGTATTCGGCCAGAATTTCCAGTGTCAGCTTGGGCACCTTGGTCAGCGGGTGTCCCTGAGGCACGACCACGCAGCGGTTCCAGGTGTAGCACGGCATCATCACCAGATCGCCGAACAGTTCCAGCGCCTCGGTGGCAATCGCGAAATCCACGGTACCGTCGGCGGCCATCTCAGCGATCTGCATCGGTGACCCCTGATGCATGTGCAACGCCACGTCCGGGTATTGCTTGATGAAATTGCTGATCACTGGCGGCAAGGCGTAACGCGCCTGGGTGTGGGTGGTCGCGATCGACAGAGTGCCTTTCTTCTCGTTGGAGAACTCCTGAGCGATCTGCTTGATGCTCTCGACCTTGCGCAGGATTTCGCCCGCTGTGGTAATGATCCGCTCCCCCGCCGGCGTCACGCGTGTCAGGTGCTTGCCACTGCGTGCAAAAACCTCGACACCCAACTCGTCTTCGAGCAAACGGATCTGTTTGCTGATACCCGGCTGCGAGGTATACAGGCTTTGTGCCGTCGCCGAAACGTTGAGGTCGTGGTGCGCCACTTCCCAGATGTAGCGCAATTGCTGAAGCTTCATATGTGTCCCTCAAAGCCGGAAGACGCCGCAGGCATCAGCGACGGTATATAACTGGATTAATGGTCAGGAAGGCAAAGATAGAACTTTTTATCACTTTTAAGCGGTAATGGCACGCTGCTTTTTTCGCGGCCCATGCGTTTCCCCTGATAACACTCACACGCCGGAACGGTTCTGCACCATCGGCACCATGTACACCGGCACCTCCGAAAGCTGTAAAACCCGCGCTGCAGTTCGCCCGATGGGCGTATCCCCCTCGGCGCCGTGGCTGTGGCTGCCGACCACCAGCAGATCGACTTCAAGCCTCTGCGCCTGTTCGAGTATCACGTTGGAGGGATCGCCCTGAACGACGCGTACGCTGCGAATCAGTTCAAGGTCCTGGTGATCTTCGCCAAGCTCATCACGAAAGCTGGCGAGCACCCTTTGCTCGATGCCTTCAATGACCGTATTCACACCTTCGCTGTGCAACTCTCTGAGCACGTCCTCAGCCAGATAGCTTTGCAGCACGGATTCAGCAAACAACCCCATGGGCTCGACGACATGGACCACGTGAAGCTCGGCATTGAACGTTTTGGCCAGCGCCAGCGCATGCTGCAGGACGTAGGGCGCATAAAGACCAAGGTCCGTGGCATACAGCATCGAGCGAATCATGTGACCTCCAGGCAGCCATGAAGGCGGAGACACCATTGAGCGTAGCAGCGCGCACGCGAAGCGGCGGGTTTGATACAGCTTTCCGGTCTAAAGGTTCACGGTTTTAGCTCATTGCTGATGCCATGGGGCACATGGCCCGTGGCGACCACCTCCCGTGCTTTCTCGCAATGCCCGGGTTGATCGTCGAAAAACACGTCGGCAGCGAAGGCCTCGAGGAAGGCCGACTTTTCCAGTCCTCCCAGGAAAAGCGACTCATCCAGTCGGATGTCCCACTCCCGCAGCGTGCGGATGACACGCTCGTGAGCGGGTGCAGAACGCGCGGTGACCAACGCCGTACGAATGGGGCATGACTCTTCGGGAAACTCGCGCTGCAGCAGGTTCAACGCGGCAAGGAACGGTTTGAACGGCCCGCCCGGCAATGGCTGACGCGCCGCTTCCCGCTCGCTGGCCTGAAAAGCCTCAAGGCCGCCGGATTGGTAGACGCGTTCGGACTCGTCGGAAAACAGCACCGCATCACCGTCGAAGGCGATGCGCAACTCGGCACTGGCGGCACGCCGGGCGCCACCGGACAGAATCGTCGCCGCCGCAAACCCCGCGTCCAGCGCGCTGCGCACATCCTCCGCGTGGGTGGACAGAAACAGGTGGCTGCCAAAGGCCGCGAGATAAGGAAATGGACTGCGCCCTCCGACGAATGCAGCGCGGGAGATGTCCAGACCGTAATGCTGAATCGAATTGAAGACGCGCAGGCCAGTGTCCGCGCTGTTACGGGAGACCAGAATGACCTCCACGCGGGACTGACTGAGACTGGCATTGAGGCTCAGCAGCTTTTCCACCAGCAGAAAGGCATCGCCGGGCTCCAGCACTTCATCTTCATGATCGATCTGGTACTGGCGATAGGCGGCCACCCCATCTGCCATGTAGATCGCATGACTTTCCCGCAGGTCGAACAAGGCGCGCGAAGAAATCGCCAACACCAGCTTGCCGCCTGCAGTTTTCATGGTGAGATCGTTGGCCATCGACTACTCCGTCCATTCAATGAGCTCGCGCTCCCCCCAGGGGTCGCGATTATAGAAAGATCGCTTCTAGCCTCCACGATGACTGCGATCGATGAAGGCCAGCGCGTGGTACAACGCCCGAATCTTCGGCATGTCACAGCCCGCCGCCAGCGCGACGGCCAGTGGTTTTGCGTAAATCGCTTCCAGCTCCAGAGGGCGCTTTTCGACAAAATCGTGGTGCATGCTCGGGCGGTAATCCGGCATGTGGCCGGTGACCTTGAATAATTGCTCCGCGTACCCTTGCGGCAAGGTATGGCCGCAGGCTTCAGCCCCCTGCACCACCTCGGCCATCAGCCCTTGAATCAACTCGCGGCTGTCCGGGTCCGCCATCAGCGGCGTGGTGCTGGCATTGAGCAAAACCGAAAGCCCGTTATAGGGTACGTTCCACACCAGTTTCTGCCAGCGCGCCTTGTCGAGGTTATCCATCGCCACCGATTCGATACCGGCCGCATGGAACAGCGCCGCGCCCTCTTCGACCACGTTCAGTCGGGCCGCCCCATCAGCCGCGGGACCGCTGTGATAACCAATGTTGACGGCGCCGAACGCCTGGTGTGCGATCTGACCGGGACCGGTGCGGTGTACGCAAATGAAGCACAATCCGCCAAGCAAATGCAGCGAGTCGGGCAACACGGCGCGCAGGTCATCCTCGACGCCAAGCCCGTTCTGCAGCATCAACACCTTGGCATTCGGCGCAGCGGCTTGAATGATTGCTGGCGCGACGCCGTCATTGCCGGTGGTCTTTGCGCCCACCAGCAACCAGTCACAGGCAGGCATCTCGTCGGCCAAGGCATAGGCCTGAACAGACTCCAGGCTCAACGCACCGTGCACCTGGCTTTCCACGCGCAAACCGTTCTGCGACACCGCGCTGAATTCACTGCGCAGCAGAAAGTGCACGTCATAGCCGGCCCGGGCCAGCATCAGGCCGTAAAAACCGCCGATCGCGCCGGTGCCGATGATGCCTATCCGTGGTTTTTTAATGGTTTCGCTCATGCTCCCCCCTTCAAGGTAACTCCTCAGGTGCGCGCCCCATGGCCTGGTCCAGGCCGATCATGAGGGCTTCAGCGGACATCTTGCTGCGTAACGCGCCGTAAAATTCACCGTCGCGAATGACGAACAGCGACGGCAGGTGGAAGACGCCATAGCGCTGCACCGCGCCTCCGTTTTCTTCGGCATCGATCCAGCACAGCCGGTCGACGGGCAACGATTGCTCTGGCAGATGCTGGCGGGCCCAACGGCAACTGGAGCAACCCACGCTGGTGAATATAAGCAGCGAGACGCCAGGCAGCGCCAGCAGTTGCTGGTCGAGGTCAAAATCCGTCAGTTGCAGTTGATCCACGTCGATCTCTCCAGGGTGCGCCGTGCGCTGTCCGTCCACAGGGCGCAGTTTAACCACATCGGGCGCGCTGTCTGCCCCGCCCCCAGACAAAAGTGGTCTGCAATCCCGCGCCTGTTGGACGAAAGCCACGTTTACCCATTGTCGAAGTACCGGCGAACGCGCTAAGGTTCGGCTCCCCCGTTGCGCTCCATAATGCTCGGCTCCGCCGCACGGGGACGTTGGCGGCCAGCATCCGTGACCTGATGAGTAACACGATGGCTGATTTACCGATTGACGACCTCAACGTTGCCTCCAACGAGACACTGATCACGCCGGATCAGCTCAAGCGCGAAATCCCCCTCACCGCTGCCGCCCAGGCCACCGTGAGCAAGGGTCGCGAAGTGATCCGCAACATTCTCGATGGCAAGGACCACCGGCTGTTCATCGTGATCGGGCCGTGCTCGATCCATGACATCAAGGCTGCCCACGAATACGCCGAGCGCCTGAAGGCACTGGCTGCGGAAGTGTCCGACACTCTGTATCTGGTCATGCGCGTCTACTTCGAAAAACCGCGCACTACCGTTGGCTGGAAAGGCCTGATCAACGACCCGTACCTTGATGACTCCTTCAAGATTCAGGACGGTCTGCATATCGGTCGTCAACTGCTGCTGGATCTGGCCGAGAAAGGCCTGCCGACCGCGACCGAAGCCCTTGACCCGATCTCGCCGCAATATCTGCAGGACCTGATCAGCTGGTCGGCCATCGGCGCACGCACCACCGAATCCCAGACTCACCGTGAAATGGCGTCCGGCCTGTCCTCGGCCGTCGGCTTCAAGAACGGCACCGACGGTGGCCTGACGGTTGCCATCAACGCCCTGCAGTCGGTGTCCAGTCCGCACCGTTTCCTGGGTATCAATCAGGAAGGCGGTGTCTCCATCGTCACCACCAAAGGCAATGCCTACGGTCACGTGGTGCTGCGCGGTGGCAACGGCAAGCCGAACTACGACTCGGTCAGCGTCGCGCTCTGCGAACAGGCGTTGAACAAGGCGAAGATCAAACCGAACATCATGGTCGATTGCAGCCACGCCAACTCCAACAAGGATCCGGCGCTGCAGCCACTGGTCATGGAAAACGTCGCCAACCAGATTCTGGAAGGTAACGAGTCGATCATCGGCCTGATGGTTGAAAGCCATCTGAAATGGGGTGCCCAAGCCATCCCTAAAGACCTCGCCGACCTGCAATACGGCGTGTCGATCACCGACGCCTGCATCGACTGGGAAAGCACCGAGAAGACCTTGCGCAGCATGCACGCGAAGCTCAAGGACGTGCTGCCCAAGCGCAAGCGCGACTGATCGCTACGCCAGAAACAACAACGCCGAGCAATTGCTCGGCGTTTTTCATTACAACGTTTATGGCTTAATCCAGGAATCCAGGTTCAGATCTTGGCGGCCTGACGCTGATTGCGCTCCATATAGCGTTCGACGTAAGAGCACGAGGGAATGACGGTGTAGCCCATGCTTTCTGCGTAATCGAGCGCCACTTCAGTCAGTGCCGCCGCAATGCCTCGTCCCCGCAAAGCGTTGGGAACGAACGTACGATAAATGTCCAGGGTCTGTTTCCCCAGGTCCATGTACGTCAGATAGGCTCGGTGACCGTCGATGTTGATTTCGAACTGGTGACCGGTCTTGTCATGGTGGATGGACAACGCCTCGCTCATCACTACTCCTCGCGGGTCTTGGAATTGGACCCTTACCTTACCCATCTTTGTCCGGCGAAGGAACCTCTACAGGCAAGTATGAAAACCACCGCGAGCCGACCGCCTTAGGGGCCTGTGCGCGCAATACTGCCTTCTACGCCACCCTGTGCCTGATTTGGACACCGAGAAGAGCTTTGCTGTTCTCAAACAAAGAGCACCTGCAAATAGTAGGCGCCATTATCGAATCCGCTCAAGTGAATCAACAGCAAAATGCACTGCCGCACATCTGACCGGGCAGCACGATGGAACCTGACGTCGCCGGGGAATGTCCATTGAGACGCCAGTGCTTCGCCAAAGTCACTTTAAGCACCAAAGAACAAGCATCCTCGGCGATCATCGTCTATACAAAAAAAGGCTGCAAAGCGGTTCAACGCCACTTGGCCGAGGCCGAAGTCACGACGATCGGCCTTGGTCAGGTTATTGACGTATGCAGGGTTTGGCGTCCATGGCCGCCCCACTGGCAGGTGTATTCGCCTGACAGGGCTGGGGTTTTTCCAGACAAAAAGCGTGAAGAAGTGCGCGGAACACTTTCAAAGCAAAGAATTTTATGCGGTTCTTGCGCTTAGTCCGTTTACTTACTACAAACAATGGGTAGTATGTACGCCGGTCATTTTCTCATTTTCGAGAGATGACTAATTTGATAGAAGTCCTTTAAGGGGAACACGATGAACAACGTTCTGAAATTCTC
Proteins encoded:
- a CDS encoding 3-deoxy-7-phosphoheptulonate synthase, which codes for MADLPIDDLNVASNETLITPDQLKREIPLTAAAQATVSKGREVIRNILDGKDHRLFIVIGPCSIHDIKAAHEYAERLKALAAEVSDTLYLVMRVYFEKPRTTVGWKGLINDPYLDDSFKIQDGLHIGRQLLLDLAEKGLPTATEALDPISPQYLQDLISWSAIGARTTESQTHREMASGLSSAVGFKNGTDGGLTVAINALQSVSSPHRFLGINQEGGVSIVTTKGNAYGHVVLRGGNGKPNYDSVSVALCEQALNKAKIKPNIMVDCSHANSNKDPALQPLVMENVANQILEGNESIIGLMVESHLKWGAQAIPKDLADLQYGVSITDACIDWESTEKTLRSMHAKLKDVLPKRKRD
- a CDS encoding thioredoxin family protein yields the protein MDQLQLTDFDLDQQLLALPGVSLLIFTSVGCSSCRWARQHLPEQSLPVDRLCWIDAEENGGAVQRYGVFHLPSLFVIRDGEFYGALRSKMSAEALMIGLDQAMGRAPEELP
- a CDS encoding putative 2-dehydropantoate 2-reductase, with translation MSETIKKPRIGIIGTGAIGGFYGLMLARAGYDVHFLLRSEFSAVSQNGLRVESQVHGALSLESVQAYALADEMPACDWLLVGAKTTGNDGVAPAIIQAAAPNAKVLMLQNGLGVEDDLRAVLPDSLHLLGGLCFICVHRTGPGQIAHQAFGAVNIGYHSGPAADGAARLNVVEEGAALFHAAGIESVAMDNLDKARWQKLVWNVPYNGLSVLLNASTTPLMADPDSRELIQGLMAEVVQGAEACGHTLPQGYAEQLFKVTGHMPDYRPSMHHDFVEKRPLELEAIYAKPLAVALAAGCDMPKIRALYHALAFIDRSHRGG
- a CDS encoding GNAT family N-acetyltransferase, with protein sequence MSEALSIHHDKTGHQFEINIDGHRAYLTYMDLGKQTLDIYRTFVPNALRGRGIAAALTEVALDYAESMGYTVIPSCSYVERYMERNQRQAAKI